Within Deinococcus actinosclerus, the genomic segment GGGCGCCTGGGCCGGGGCGGCGGTCTGGGCGGGGGCCGTCTGCATGGGGGCCGCCTGACCCTGGTTGATGCCCTGGTGGGCCAGCACGTCGCTCACGCGGATGCGGCCGTTGGGGCCACTGCCACGCACCTGGGTCAGGTCGAGGTTCAGTTCACGCGCCAGCTGCCGCGCGGCGGGCACGGCCAGCACCCGGCCATCCGCGCGGGTCGGCTGGGTGGGTGCGGCAGGGGCGACGGGCTGGCGGGCGCCGAGGCCCTGCACCTGCACCTTCTCGTCGCTGGAGAACGCCTTGAAGAGGCTGGTGGAGTCGTCGTCGGCCCCCTTCTGGAGGTGTCCGGCCTCGACGATGCTGCCACCGATCTGTTCGCGTTCTTCCTGCGCCTGCGCGGGCAGCTGCGGCTCGGCGGCGCCCGGGTTCGCCGCGTTGTCCTGAATGGCCTGCGTGGCCGGGACCGTGCCCGCACCGCCGGTCTCGTCGATCAGGGCGATGGCGGCGTGCACGGCCACCACGTCCCCCTCGCCCGCGAGGCGCTTACTGAGCACCCCGGCGACCGGGCTGGGGAGTTCCACGGTGACCTTGTCGGTCATGACCTCGCACAGGGGCTGTTCCAGGGCGATGGTATCGCCCTCCTGCACCAGCCACTTCAGGATTTCGCCCTCGACGACGCTCTCGGCCAGTTCGGGCAGCAGCACTTCTTTCATAGCGACCTCTCTTGATCTTTCTTGTGTGTCGGTTCAGCGCAGCACGGTGGCGCGCAGCAGTCCGTAGATGAGCAGCAGGACGCCCAGCCCCTGGATCCAGCGTTCCCCGCGCGCGTACACCCAGGCGCTGACGCCCAGCAGGACGAACATGCCGCCGATGGCGACGCTCTGCCAGGGTTCGGCGAGTTTTCCCGCGAGGGCGTACAGCGTGAAGCCGATCAGCAGGCCCAGGGTGCCCAGCAGGGGGCGCAGCAGGTCAGGTCGCATGGAGACAGCTTAGGGGCCAGGGGACGGGGTCAGTAGTTGAGGGCCTGGACGCAGGCGGCCACGATGCGGTTCGCGCCGGGCAGGTACACCTTGTCCTGCACGTACGGGTACGGCGTGTCGAAGCCCGCCACCTGACCGACGGGGGCGGTCAGATAATCGAAGGCCTGCTCCTGGATGACGTACGCGACCTCGCCCATGAAGTTGCTGATGCGCGGCGCCTCGCTGACGAGGACGGCCCGGCCGGTCTTCTGGACGCTGGTCAGGACGCGGTCGCGGTCCCAGGGCACCAGGGAACGCAGGTCAATGACCTCGACGCTGACGCCCTCGGCGGCCAGGGCGTCGGCGGCCTTCTCCAGGTCGGGCATCACGCCGCCGTAACCGATGAGGCTCAGGTCGCTGCCCTCGCGGCGCACGGCGGCCTCGCCCAGTTTCACGACATAGTCGTGGTCGGGCACCTCGCCCTTGGCGGCGCGGTAGAGGCGTTTGGGTTCGAAGTAGATGACCGGGTCCTCGCCGCGCAGCGCGGCCTTCAGCAGGCCCTTGGCGTCGTAGGGGGTGCTGGGCATGACGACCTTCAGGCCCGGGGTGTGGGTGTAGTAGCTCTCAGGGCTCTGGCTGTGGTGGTGCCCGCCCTTCACGCCGCCGCCCGAGGGCGTGCGGATGACCATGGGCGCCGTGAACTGCCCCGCCGACCGGTAGCGGATCTTGGCGGCCTGCGAGATGATCTGGTCGAAGCCGGGGCCCATGTAGTCCGCGAACTGGATTTCCGCGATGGGGCGCAGGCCGCGCACGGCCATGCCGACGGCGGCGCCAACAATGCTGGCCTCGCTCAGCGGCGTGTCGAAGACGCGGTGCTTGCCGAAGCGTTCCTGCAGGCCGGCGGTGGCCATGAACACGCCGCCGCGCGCGCCGACGTCCTCGCCGAACAGCACGACCCGTTGGTCGCGTTCCATCTCCTCGGCGATGGCCTCGGTGACGGCCTGGATGAGGTTGATGGTGCGGCCGGTCGTCATGGGGGCAGCCTCCGGGCGGGTCTGGGTGGCGGTCATGCGCGGCCTCCGGTCTGCTCGGCGCGCAGGAAGGCTTCCTGCTGGCGCAGGTGGTCGGGCAGGTCGGCGTACACGTCCTCGAACATGATGCGCCAGTCGGGCTGCCCGGTCGCCTCGGCGGCGAGCACCTGCTCGTCCACCTCGCGGTGCGTCTGCGCGATCAGCGCGGCGCGTTCCTCGGCGGTCACGGGGTGCCCCAGGTGCGCCAGGAGGTTCTCCAGGCGGGTGATGGGGTCACGGGCCAGCCACGCGTCGACTTCCTCGCGGGTGCGGTAGTGCTTCTCGGCGTCCGCGTCCGCGTTGCTGTGCGAGCCCACGCGGTAGGTGAGGCACTCGACCAGGGCGGGGCCCTGACCGCTGCGGACCTGCTCGGCGGCAAATGAGCAGACTTCCATGACGGCGATGATGTCGTTGCCGTCCACGTAGTAGCCGGGCATGCCGTACGCTTTCGCCTTGATGTGGATGGTCTCGCTGGCGGTCTGCTCGCGGATGCTGGTGCTGATTGCCCACTGGTTGTTCTCGCAGACGAATAGCGCGGGGGCCTGCGCGGCGCCCGCCATGTTCATCCCGGCGTGCCAGTCGCCTTCACTCGTGGCGCCGTCCCCGAAGGTGCAGACGGTGATCTCGTCCACGCCGAGGTACTTCTGTGCCATGGCGTTCCCGGCGGCGGGCGGCACCTGCGACGCGATGGAGGAACTGATGGACACGAAGTTCTGGCGCTGCGCGGCGAAGTGGTGCGGCATCTGGCGGCCCCGGCAGGAGTCGCTGTTCGTGCCCAGGCACTGGCTGATCAGTTCCGCCATGGGCACACCCATCGCGAGGCCCAGGGTGTGGTCGCGGTAGTACGGCCAGACCCAGTCGTGCCCGACGCGGATCGAGCGGGCGAGGCCCACCTGGGTGGCCTCCATACCGCTGGACTGCGCGTAGAAGGTGGTGCGGCCCTGCCGGAGCAGCGTGATGAGCTTGCGGTCGAATTCGCGCGCCTGGAGCATCAGGCGGTGCAGGTCGCGCAGCACCTCGGGCGTGTAGCGCTCCGGGAGGGGCTGCACCGGCGTCCCGTCTTCCGCGACGAAGCGGATGGGTTCGGGGGTGAAGGGTTGAATCATGGGCTGGGGCCTCCTGACCGGGTGCGCGCCGCCGCCGCTGGGGCCTGGGCACGTCCGGAAGTTCATCTGTCTAGCAAACGCTCGTTAGGCATTTTAGACGCTTTGTCCATGAGGCGCGAATCCTGCCCCGGAAGGCGAACCGGTTCCAGCCCTGCGGCCTCCTCACAGAAGCTCCCTGGCGTCCAGACCAGCCGGACGCCAGGGAGCCAGAACCGCCACTCCGGATCAGTGGGCGAAGAACACCAGATCCTCCGGCACGTGCGGCGGCACCGCCCTCCCCTCCCCTGCCGGACTCAGGTCTGCCGCCAGGGCGCGCGCCTCGCGCAGGTAGCTGGCGTACGGGACCGCGCCCGCCGCCGTCCGGGGCCGCGCGTCCCCGAACAGCTCCATCGAGGCGGCGTCCGCCGGGTGCGTCCACGCGCCGGACTCCCAGTCGAAGGCGTACAGCGCCACAAAGCGCTCGCCGAACTCCGCGACGAACTCGATGGCGTCCAGCAGGAACTCCACCTCCTCGTCGGTGGCCCACGGGGCCAAGTTGAGCCTCGTCCAGCCGGGCTTCACGCCGTCCACGTGATTGAGCGCGCACTGCAGGTACCGCTCGCTGGTCTGGTCATCCACGTTCAGCAGCACGTGCCCGTACGGTCCGGCGCAGGCGCAGCCGCCACGCGCCTGGATGCCGAACAGGTCGTTCAGCAGCCGCACGACCAGCCGGGGGTGCAGCTGCCGCCCGCCGGGCGTGAAGGTCAGGAACGACAGGAAGGCCAGCCGGGGCGCCTCCAGGTTCCCCAGCAGTCTGATCTGGGCATTCGCGCCCAGGCGGGTCAGGGCGCGGGCGAACAGTTCGTGCTCCCGCGCCGTGATCTGCGCGGCGCCCAGCTCGGCCTTGACGCGGAAGGCCAGCGCCGTGCGGATCTTCCCGAGGATCGCGGGCGTCCCGGCGTCCTCGCGGGCCTCGATGTCCTCCACGTACACCTGCCGCTCGCGGTTCACGAAGCGCACCGTACCGCCCCCCGGCGTGCTGGGCACCGCCAGCCGGTACAGGTCCTCGCGGAAGCACAGCAGGCCCGGCGTGCCGGGGCCACCCACGAACTTGTGCGGGCTGAGGAACACCGCGTCGTACCCGTCGGGACGGCCCGGTTTCATGTCGATGGTCACGTACGGCCCACTGGCGGCGAAGTCGAAGAACGCGTACGCGCCGTGCGCATGCAGGATGCGCGCCACCGAGCGGGTATCGGTCAGCAGGCCGGTCACGTTGCTCGCGGCGCTGAACGACCCGATCTTGGGCCGCCCCGCGTAGCGCGGGTCCTTCAGCGCGGCGACCAGGGCGTCCAGATCCAGGTTCCCGCGTTCGCACAGGGGGATCTCCACGACCTCGGCCAGCGTCTCGCGCCAGCTGATCTCGTTGCTGTGATGCTCGTACGGGCCGACGAACACGACCGGCCTCTCCCCCACCGGCATCCCGGCCAGGATCGCGGCGCGGTGGTGGGCGCCCACCGTCAGGCCCAGGATGTCCTGCATGCGCCGCACCGCCGCCGTGCTACCCGACCCGCAGAACACCAGCTTGCAGGTGGCGTCGCCGCCCAGCTGCTCCTTGACATACTCGGCCGCCTGATGGGTCAGGTGCGTCGAGTGCGCGCCGGTCGCGCTGTCCTCGGTGTGGGTGTTCGCGTACAGCGGCAACGCCAGGGTCGCCACGCGCTCCTCGACGCTGCGCAGCGCGCGGCCCGACGCGACGTAATCGGCGTACGTGACGCGCCGCTCCCCGAAGGGCGTGCGGATCACGGTGTCGGTCCCGATCAGGTCGGCGCGCAGCTGCTCGAAGTTCATTCCCCCATGGTAGGCGGGCGGTCAGCGCGGCTCAACGGCCCTGATCGGCTGGGCCGGTCACCCCCATCAGGCAGCCCCCCTGAAGGCGTGCCGGCCTGCATGGGATCACCGTTGCCCACGCGCGGGGCGGGTACACTGGTGGGCTGATGAGCGGCTGGAATGTCTTGGTCATAGGTGGTGGGCACGCGGGGCTGGAAGCGGCGTGGGCCGCCGCGAAGTTCTCCCGCGTGGCCCTGCTGATCGGGAACCCCGCCACCGTGGGCCGCATGCCGTGCAACCCGGCGGTGGGCGGCCCCGGCAAGAGCCAGCTGGTGTTCGAGTTGCAGGCGCTGGGCGGCCTGATGGGCCGACTCGCCGACGAGACCGCCATCCACACCCGCACCCTGAACGCCAGCAAGGGCCCCGCCGTGCAGTCCCTGCGCGTGCAGAACGAACGCGACGCCTACGCCGAACGCGCCCAGGACGTGATCTTCGGGCATCCGAACATCGACATCCTGCGCGGCGAGGCTGCCGATCTGGAAAGCGACGGCCAGGGCGGCTGGCTGGTCGTCACGACCGACGGGCGCCGGCTGGCGGCCCGCAGCGTCGTGGTCGCGGCGGGGACTTTCATGCGCGGCGTGACGTGGTACGGCCGGCAGTCCCGCGCCGAGGGCCGCCAGGGCGAACCGCCTGCGCGCTTCCTGTCCGCGCCGCTCGCGCGCGCCGGGCACGTCCTGAAGCGCTACAAGACCGGCACGCCGCCGCGCGTGCGGGCCGACGCGGTGAACTTCGCCGAGCTGCTGGAAATCCCGGCCGACCCGAATCCGCGTGGCTTCACGGGCACGCCCGGCCCGCGTGCCGCCGAATCCCCCACCTGGCAGACGCACACGACCTCCGAAACGCACCGCCTGATCAACGAGAACCTGCACGAATCCCCAATGTTCGCGGGGATATCGAGGGCCTGGGGCCGCGCTACTGCCCCAGCATCGAGGACAAGGTCGTGCGCTTCGCGCATCACGACCGGCACCTGCTATTCGTGGAGCCGGACGGCGTGCAGACCAGCGAGGTGTACCTGCAGGGCTTCAGCTCGTCGCTGCCGCCGCACCTGCAGGACGCGCTCGTGCGGTCGCTGCCGGGATTTGAGCAGGCGGTCATCCAGCGCTACGCGTACGCCGTGGAGTACGACGTGGTGGATTCGCTGGAACTGTCCCTGAACCTCGAATCGAAGCTGATGCCAGGCGTGTTCACGGCCGGGCAGATCAACGGCACGAGCGGCTACGAGGAGGCCGCCGCGCAGGGCCTGATCGCCGGGACGGCCGCGGCCCGCCGCGCGCTGGGTGAAGCCGAGCAGGTCATCGGGCGGGAGACCGGGTACATCGGCGTGCTGCTGGACGAACTGGTGTTCAAGGGCAGCAACGAGCCGTACCGCATGATGACCAGCCGCGTGGAGCACCGCCTGCTGGTGCGCCAGGACAACGCCGACGAGCGCATGACACCCATCGGGCACGCACTGGGGCTGGTGGACGACGCGGAACTGGCGCGGGTGCAGGTCAAGTACGCGCGGGTGCAGGGTGGTATCGCGGCGCTGGAGGCGCAGCGGGCGCAGGGCCAGACCGGGGACGCGTGGCTGCGCCGCCCGGAGTTCAGCCTGCCGGACGTGGAGGCGCTGGGCGTCACGCTGCCCGAGCTGTCGCCCGCCGAGCGCGAGGCGGTGGAGATCCGCGTGAAGTACGCCGGCTACATTCGCCGGGCCGAGGTGCAGCTGCGCGCCGAGGACCGCTCGCGCGGCCTGAGTCTGGAGGGCATCGATTTCGGCAGCATCGCGGCGCTGTCGAACGAGGCACGCGAGAAGCTGGGCCGCGCCCAGCCCCGGACTGTGGAACAGGCCAGCCGGATTCCCGGCGTGCGACACGCGGATATCAGCGCGCTGCTGGTGCACCTCAAGCAGCGGAGCGGGGACGTTTCACGGGAAATCTGACGGTGAAACAACACGGGTCGGAGAGCACATCCCTCTCCGACCTTTTCTGCGCTTGACCCCGCCTGCGTTTCACGGGAAACTTGACGGTGAAACAACGGAGGTTCGATGACGGGAACAGTCAATACCCTGGACGCCACCTTTGAGCAGGGCCTGCTACTGGGCATCCTGATCGGCGAGGGCCACTTCGGCGGGGACGGCAAGCAGCCGCAGATCACGCTGCGCATGCACACCCGCCACCAGAAACTCTTCGAGACGCTGCTGCGCCTGTGCCCCGGCTCGAAACTGTACGGACCGTACAACCACGGCGGCAGGCGCTATTTTCAGTGGATGGCGCGCGGCGAGGTGCTGCGCGAGACGCTGCTGCCCCTGCTGGATCGGCTGCCGCTGGAGGACATCGATGAACACGTCTACGAGAGGTATCAGGATATGAAAGTCAGGTACGGCCTGTGACCCCCGAAGGGCAGGCGCTGCTCCGTCAGGGGGCAACGGAACTCGGGCTGGATGTCGAGGACCAGCTGCCCCAGTTCGAGCAGTTGCTGGACCTGCTGGTCGAGGCCAACAGCCGCGTGAACCTCACGGCGCTGAAGACGGAATCGGACATCGTCCTGAAGCACTTCGTGGATTCCCTGAGCTGCCTGCGCGGCGGGCACCTGGACGGCGCGGGCCTGCGGGTGCTGGACATCGGCACCGGGGCGGGCTTCCCGACGCTGCCGCTGGCGATCGTGCGGCCGGAGGTGGCCTTCACGCCGCTCGACTCGATCCGCAAGAAGATCGATTTCGTGCGCACGGCGGCCGAGGCGCTGAACCTGACAGGCGTCACCCCGCTGGTGGGCCGCGCCGAGACGCTGGGGCGCGACCCCGAACACCGCGACACGTACGACCGGGTGGTGTGCCGCGCCGTGGCGGCCCTGCCGATCCTGGCGGAACTGGGCCTGCCGCTGCTGAAACCCGGCGGGCTGCTCGTGGCGCAGAAGGGCCCGATCAGCGAGGAGGAACTGCACGCTGGTCGCCGCGCGGCAGGCGAGGTCGGGGGCCGCGTGACCGAGGTGGACGCCTTTACGCTGCCCGTGCTGGGCGACGCCCGCACCCTGGTCGTGATCGAGAAGGTGGGCCCCACCCCGAAGAAGTACCCCCGGCGCGAGGGTGTGCCCAACCAGCAGCCGCTATTCTGGACGGCACGGTGAACGGCTTGCGACACAACGACATGCGGAGGACGCCGTGAAGGTACTCGGCGTCGTGAATCAGAAAGGCGGGGTGGGCAAGACCACCACCGCCGTGAACCTCGGCGCGTACCTCGCGGCGGGCGGCAAGCGCGTCCTGCTACTGGACATGGACCCGCAGGCGAACGCCACGAGCGGCCTGGGGCAACGCGGCGCCACGCAGGGCCTGTACGAGGCGCTGGGCGAACCCGCCCGCGCCGCCGAGTACACCGTGGAAACGGTGCAGGCGAACCTCTTCCTGCTGCCCGCCACGCCGGATCTGGCCGGGGCGGGCGTGGAGCTCGCCGAGGATCCGGACGCCCTGACGCGCCTGCTGGCGTCCATCCAGGGGTACGACGTGGTGCTGATCGACGCGCCGCCCAGCCTGGGGCCGCTGACCGTGAACGTGCTGGCCGCCGCCGACGCGCTGCTGATTCCCCTGCAGGCCGAGTACTACGCCCTGGAGGGTCTCGCGGGCCTGATGGAGACCGTCGAGCGCGTGCAGGGCGGCCTGAACCCGCGCCTGAAGGTGCTGGGCGTCGTGCTGACCATGTTCGACGGGCGCACGAACCTCTCGCAGGACGTCGAGAGCATGGTCCGGCAGCACTTCGGGGAGCTGGTGTTCTGGTCGGTCGTGCCGCGCAACGTGCGCCTGTCCGAGGCGCCCAGCTTCGCCAAGCCCATCAACGCGTTCGCACCGCTCTCGGCGGGCGCGGCGGCGTACAAGCGCCTGAGCGAGGAGGTGATGCAGCGTGTCGAAAAAATCTAGCCTGGGCCGTGGCCTGGACGCGCTGCTCGGCAAACCCGCCGAGAGCGCGCCGGGCGCGCAGGTACAGTCCCTGAAGATCGAGAAGATCGTGCAGGCCGCCTACCAGCCGCGTCAGGTGTTCACGCCGGAATCCCTGGCGGAACTCGCGCAGAGCATCCGCGACAAGGGCGTGCTGCAACCCCTGCTGGTCCGCCCGCGTGACGATCACTTCGAGATCGTGGCCGGGGAGCGCCGCTGGCGGGCCAGTCAGCTCGCCGGGCTGACCGAACTGCCCGTGATCATCCGCGACCTCGGGGACCGCGAGGCGCTGGAGATCGCGATCGTGGAGAACCTCCAGCGCGAGGACCTGGGGGCGCTGGAAGAGGCCCGCGCGTACCAGGCGCTCATGGAGCAGGGCCTGAATCAGGAGGGCGTGGCGCAGGCGGTCGGCAAGAGCCGCAGCGCCGTGTCGAACGCCCTGCGCCTGCTGACGCTGCCTGCCCCGGCCCTGCGTGCACTGGACGACGGGCAGATCAGCGCCGGGCACGCCCGCGCGATCCTGGCGCAGCCTGACGGAGACCGCGCCTGGGCGCTGGAGCAGATCACGGCCCGCAGCCTCAGCGTCCGCGAGGCCGAAGCCCTCAAGCGTGAGAAGCGCGAGCCCACGCCCATCAAGGTGAACCCGCCGCGCGCGTTCCGGCAGGTGGAGCTCGACCTGAGCCGCCGCACCGGCACCCGCGTGCGCATCACGGGTGAGGACAAGGGCCGCGTGGAACTGAACTACGCGTCCCGCGAGGAACTCGACCGGATTCTGGAGATCCTGGGCTACGCCGCAGAGGAATAACGGCACAGGTCAGGACAACGGACGAGAGGCGGCCCCAGTCACCAGGGCCGCCTCTCGGTCACGCGGTCAGCGGGTGCCGACGAGGTAGATGTTCGGCCAGGGCCGGTAGGTGCTCTTGAGGGTGTCCTGCTTGAAGGCCTTGCCGTCCCGCATGAACCGGCGGGTGACCTCGATCACGGCGCCGGGTGCGGCCCAGTCCACCTGCTTGCGCTGCCCCCGGGCCAGCGTCGCGTCCGGGATCAGCCGGTCGGCGGGGGAGGGGGTGGTGCTCAGGGTGCGGGGCGCGCCGATCTCCACGGTGAAATCGCGGGCCTTGCCGAACACGTTCACGGTCAGGGTGGAGGACTCGTCGTCCCAGTCGCTCTGGAACCACAGGGAACCGCCGGTGTCGTTGGCGAACTTCAGGTCCAGGCTGGGCTGGTAGATGGTCGCGTCGAGGCCCTGCGGGTCGTAGTAGTGCACCTGATAGGAGTGGTTCTGGCGTTGCAGGATCGGCAGGCCCGCCGCGTACAGCGCGCGGAACACGGTCGTGCTGACCTGACAGATGCCGCCGCCCACGCCGTTCGCGGTGCGTTCCCCCGCGATGACCAGCCCGGTCACGAAGCCCGTGCCGGTGGTGATCGGGCCGACCATCTGGTTGAACGACACGCTCTTCCCGTCCAGCAGGCGATCCTGGAAGCGGCTGGTGCCCACGTGGATGTTCGTGATGCGGGCGGCGCTGCTGCCGTAGTAGTTCGTCTGCCCGGTGCCCAGGTGCGCGGTGATGCCGCGAGACGCGAAGTAATCCAGCGTGCGTTTCGGCGCCACCTGACCTGTGACGGGGACGGTCACCTTGATGCCTGTGGGGTCCTTGATGGCCGCCAGCAGGTTCGCGCGGGCCTTCGCAGCGTCAACCTTCAACCCGTTGCGCTGCACGACCGCCCAGCCGTCCCAGAGCTCCTCGAAGCGGGCGTCCTGCGCGGTGGGGGGCAGGGCCTTCAAGAAGGCAGTCAGTTCCTGATCCAGACTCTCGGTGATCACGCCGCGCGCCCGGATGACCTCCACACGCTTGCCAGGAATGGTCAGGGTGCGGCTGAACGGCACGGTCGTCTTCTTGCCGTTCACGAGCGCAGGCCACTGGGCCTCCACCGTGATCAGCAGCGGGGCCGTGATCCTCGCCGGGACCGGGGTGACCTGCGGCGTGGGGGTCGGCGGCGCGGGCTGAGGCGCCGGGGTGGGTGTGGGTTCCGGGGTCGGCTGAGGGACTGGACTCGGCTGGGGCTCCGGCGCAGGCGTCGGTGCGGGACTCGGTTCCGGCTGGGGGGCGGGCGGCGTGGGCGGCAGTGCCGGGATGGTCTGCGCCGGCGGGGGAGGGGAGGGCTCCGTGCCCGTCTGGGCCAGGGCAGCGGTCACGAGGGAGCCACTGAGCAGCAGGGCGCCCAGGGTCAGGGCGCGCCGGGAGGCGGGGGTCATGTGGCGAGTATTCCACGCGCCCAGGCCCACTCCATGAAAAGACCATCCATGAAACGGGCCGCCCGGCAGCGTTCACCGGACGGCCCGCACGCGGCCGGCTTACGCGGGCTGCACGCCTCGCTCGGCCAGCTGCCGCGCGATCTCGGCGACGGCATGATCGGCGTGGAAGCGGCCGTTCTCGATGAACACCTGATTCGTGCGTCCGGCGAAGCCCGCGCTGCCTACCACGAACAGGCCCGGCACGCTGCTCTGGTAGTGCTCGTCCAGCACGAGGCACTCGTCCGGCTGCGTGGCAAGACTCAGACCGTCCAGGAACGAGAGGTCGGGGCGGTAGCCGGTCAGGGCGAACGTGAAGTCGGTCGGCAGCTCCCAGGTGGTACCGTCCTCGCGCTGCACGACCACGTGCTCGGGGTGGATCTCGACCACGCGGGAGCTGAAGTGCGCGGCGATGCTGCCTTCCTTGATGCGGTTTTCCAGGTCGGGGCGCACCCAGTACTTGATGGTGCTCTTCAGTTCGGGCGCGCGGACGACCATGGTCACGTTCACGCCGCTGCGCCACAGGTCCAGCGCGGCGTCGGCGGCGCTGTTCCCCGCGCCGATCACGGTGACGTTCAGGCCCATGAACGGGTGCGCCTCGGTGTAGTAGTGGCTGACGTTCTCGCCGTCCTCACCGGCGATGCCCAGCGCCAGGGGGTTGTCGTAGTACCCGGTGGCGACCACCACGCGCCGCGCCTCCACCACGCCGGGCGTGCCGTCGCGCTTCTCTACTTCCAGCGTGAAGCCCGCCGGGGCGGCGTGCACGCGCGTCACCTCGGTGTACTGCTCGACGTTCAGGCTCTCGCGCTGCGCGACCAGCCGGTAGTACATCAGCGCGTCGCGCCGGTCGGGCTTGTCGTGCCCGGTCACCATGGGGTGATTCCCGATCTCCAGTTCCGGCGCGGTCGTGAAGAACGACATGTACGTGGGGTACTCGAAGATCGCGTTCACCACGCAGCCCTTCTCCAGCACCACGTAACTCAGGCCCGCACGCTTGCAGGCGATGGCGGCGGCGAGGCCCACCGGGCCCGCTCCGACGATGGCGACATCCACCAGACTCATGAGCGGCATTCTGCCAGCCGCGCCCCGCCCGAGTCTGCGGGCGAGGCACGGTGCCGGGATCAGGCGCGGCGGATCAGCGTTCGGAAGGTCAGGTCAAAGGGGTTGGCGTCGTCCGCCGCGCGCGTCCGCTCCTGCGTGACGACCCACCCGTCCCCCAGGTCCGGCATGACCGTATCCCCCTCCAGCCGCGCGTGAATCAACGTGAGTTCCACCCGGGTCAGCTGCGGCAGGTACAGGGCGTACACCTCGGCCCCGCCGATGATCGCCACCTCCGGCGCGTCCCCGGCCAGGGCCAGAGCCTCCTGCGGCGAGTGGGCCACCTGCGCGCCGGGCGCGCTGAACGCCCGGTTGCGGGTCAGGACGATATTCGCGCGGCCCGGCAGTGGCCGCCCGCCCAGCGAATCCCACACCTTGCGGCCCATGACGTTCGGCTTCCCGCGACTGTGCGAGCGGAAGTGCGCCAGATCCGCCGGGAGGTGCCACGGCATCCCCCCGTCCCGCCCGATCACGCCGCTCTCGGTCACCGCGACGATGCCGACCAGTTCAGGGGGCCGGGACATGCCGCACCTCAATCCCCGCGTCCCGCAGGATCTGCTCCCCACTCGGCAGGCCCGACTCCACGCGGTTCGTCTCGCGGTACGCCGTCTCGAAGATCACGCGCCCCACCCGCCGCGAATTCACGATCAGGCGCGCGCACGCCGCGCACGGCTCGTGCGTCACGTACAGCGTGTGCCCCTCGCCGTTCCAGTTCGCGGCCAGCAGGGCGTTCACCTCCGCGTGAATGAACCCGCTGTGCCCCTGCGACAGGCTCTCGCGTTCGTTCGGTTCGCCCGCCGCGCGCCCGTTGTACCCCACGCCCACCACCCGGTGATGCCGGTCCAGGATGCACGCCCCCACCCGCACCTTGCTGTCCGCGCTGCGCGTCGCCCACAGCCGCGCCGTCGCCAGCCCCAGCTCATCGAACGACGGGCGGGTCACACGGCCACCGGGGCCTTGATGCCGGGGTGCGGGTCGTAGCCTTCCAGGCGGAAGTCCTCGTACCTGAACTCGAAGATGTCCTTCACCGCAGGGTTGAGGTGCATGACCGGCAGTGAACGCGGCTCCCGTG encodes:
- a CDS encoding alpha-ketoacid dehydrogenase subunit beta, which translates into the protein MTATQTRPEAAPMTTGRTINLIQAVTEAIAEEMERDQRVVLFGEDVGARGGVFMATAGLQERFGKHRVFDTPLSEASIVGAAVGMAVRGLRPIAEIQFADYMGPGFDQIISQAAKIRYRSAGQFTAPMVIRTPSGGGVKGGHHHSQSPESYYTHTPGLKVVMPSTPYDAKGLLKAALRGEDPVIYFEPKRLYRAAKGEVPDHDYVVKLGEAAVRREGSDLSLIGYGGVMPDLEKAADALAAEGVSVEVIDLRSLVPWDRDRVLTSVQKTGRAVLVSEAPRISNFMGEVAYVIQEQAFDYLTAPVGQVAGFDTPYPYVQDKVYLPGANRIVAACVQALNY
- a CDS encoding thiamine pyrophosphate-dependent dehydrogenase E1 component subunit alpha; the protein is MIQPFTPEPIRFVAEDGTPVQPLPERYTPEVLRDLHRLMLQAREFDRKLITLLRQGRTTFYAQSSGMEATQVGLARSIRVGHDWVWPYYRDHTLGLAMGVPMAELISQCLGTNSDSCRGRQMPHHFAAQRQNFVSISSSIASQVPPAAGNAMAQKYLGVDEITVCTFGDGATSEGDWHAGMNMAGAAQAPALFVCENNQWAISTSIREQTASETIHIKAKAYGMPGYYVDGNDIIAVMEVCSFAAEQVRSGQGPALVECLTYRVGSHSNADADAEKHYRTREEVDAWLARDPITRLENLLAHLGHPVTAEERAALIAQTHREVDEQVLAAEATGQPDWRIMFEDVYADLPDHLRQQEAFLRAEQTGGRA
- a CDS encoding aminotransferase class V-fold PLP-dependent enzyme; translated protein: MNFEQLRADLIGTDTVIRTPFGERRVTYADYVASGRALRSVEERVATLALPLYANTHTEDSATGAHSTHLTHQAAEYVKEQLGGDATCKLVFCGSGSTAAVRRMQDILGLTVGAHHRAAILAGMPVGERPVVFVGPYEHHSNEISWRETLAEVVEIPLCERGNLDLDALVAALKDPRYAGRPKIGSFSAASNVTGLLTDTRSVARILHAHGAYAFFDFAASGPYVTIDMKPGRPDGYDAVFLSPHKFVGGPGTPGLLCFREDLYRLAVPSTPGGGTVRFVNRERQVYVEDIEAREDAGTPAILGKIRTALAFRVKAELGAAQITAREHELFARALTRLGANAQIRLLGNLEAPRLAFLSFLTFTPGGRQLHPRLVVRLLNDLFGIQARGGCACAGPYGHVLLNVDDQTSERYLQCALNHVDGVKPGWTRLNLAPWATDEEVEFLLDAIEFVAEFGERFVALYAFDWESGAWTHPADAASMELFGDARPRTAAGAVPYASYLREARALAADLSPAGEGRAVPPHVPEDLVFFAH
- the rsmG gene encoding 16S rRNA (guanine(527)-N(7))-methyltransferase RsmG, giving the protein MTPEGQALLRQGATELGLDVEDQLPQFEQLLDLLVEANSRVNLTALKTESDIVLKHFVDSLSCLRGGHLDGAGLRVLDIGTGAGFPTLPLAIVRPEVAFTPLDSIRKKIDFVRTAAEALNLTGVTPLVGRAETLGRDPEHRDTYDRVVCRAVAALPILAELGLPLLKPGGLLVAQKGPISEEELHAGRRAAGEVGGRVTEVDAFTLPVLGDARTLVVIEKVGPTPKKYPRREGVPNQQPLFWTAR
- a CDS encoding ParA family protein, producing the protein MKVLGVVNQKGGVGKTTTAVNLGAYLAAGGKRVLLLDMDPQANATSGLGQRGATQGLYEALGEPARAAEYTVETVQANLFLLPATPDLAGAGVELAEDPDALTRLLASIQGYDVVLIDAPPSLGPLTVNVLAAADALLIPLQAEYYALEGLAGLMETVERVQGGLNPRLKVLGVVLTMFDGRTNLSQDVESMVRQHFGELVFWSVVPRNVRLSEAPSFAKPINAFAPLSAGAAAYKRLSEEVMQRVEKI
- the parB gene encoding ParB/RepB/Spo0J family partition protein ParB; its protein translation is MSKKSSLGRGLDALLGKPAESAPGAQVQSLKIEKIVQAAYQPRQVFTPESLAELAQSIRDKGVLQPLLVRPRDDHFEIVAGERRWRASQLAGLTELPVIIRDLGDREALEIAIVENLQREDLGALEEARAYQALMEQGLNQEGVAQAVGKSRSAVSNALRLLTLPAPALRALDDGQISAGHARAILAQPDGDRAWALEQITARSLSVREAEALKREKREPTPIKVNPPRAFRQVELDLSRRTGTRVRITGEDKGRVELNYASREELDRILEILGYAAEE